The DNA region CGCCCTCtacggcaggattagaaaaatcACAACAACGTCACTGATAGTCAGATGGCTTCAACACAATCACGCATCTGAGCAAAAgttatcatttattgctgaaatttgggaaaattaataacacatatgGATAAAAGTTTCCTTAGGAATTTAAATGATTTCTACGTTATTCAGACTTGTTAAAATGTACAACGttgtaattatgaattgaaagcatcAACGATATGAACTCCAGGTACTTTGTTCATTTTTAACCAACCAACACACCATTTTGAAGATGTTACGTCGAGAAGCATAGAATTAAGTACGGGCGGGCGCCCTAATAGATGTTGGCCCAACAATTACCTCGTTCATCATAGACAAACTGTATAGATTAtgttaatgttatatatatatatatatatatatatatatatatatatatatatatatatatatatatatatatatatatatatatatatatatatatatatatagtcaatcACAAAATATACTATGGATTATACAGACGGGAACAGTTCAATGCTTAGAATTCATATATAGCTGATGCATTCcaacaagatattctagtactaCTAACTAACTAATAAAACTATTATTACCACATTAGCCATATCTTTCCTTGGACTGAGACTGAGTGACAGGGTTCCTTAGGATGGCGATACCAATACCGTagcctgtggggggggggcaaggggggcagctgaccccccccccccccgagattttggaaaaaagaaagaaaaaaagctactttttgaatacatagcgatgctattaaaatcgtcatttacgtgacgattcctagcatgcgcgatttaaatggatagttcactattatgactgtacactgactcctggctaatatgtatcttatatcgctattgtaccctggcttaactttgaataaaaatgtgtccagttaaaaattataactttttgcagcaaattaaaaattctttgtgcgggaaagtacaaaagaagtgcgcacatacactgtgcattttccgcgagtaacagtagtcttaaAAGTATagtatgtaaattgcatgcaaatttatgtaaatatttctaaatttgaaatgcaagattgcaccaagacaaagttctgccccccttggcaatttggtcaggccaCGGCCCTGGATACGTTGGCAAAATAGTATATGATATTTGATTCAGTTCGGCTTGATCTGTAGTTCGAGACCAATGGTTCTTGATTTTTGAATTCCCTATTATTCTTCGAAAGAGATTAAAGATGAGCTTCAAAGTGTTAATGGCAGTAGGTTGACTGAACTTTGGTCTTCTTGCCGCCTTAAATTAATGAAACGTCTAGTCCACGAATTTAGTCTCCAAACATACCTTCCACAGCTGAGTTCCACTTTACCTACGAGTGTCCCTTCTGTCCAGATACGATACACGTATTCAGTTCACTAAACGACCTTGTATTCAGTATTGACGTGTGTGATAAAGTGTATGTATTCAAGTAGGTGTTCCAGACAGAAAGCGTCGACACCAAGTGTACTTTGTAATGGACAGCAGAAAAAGTCGTGGACCTGGAATATTGGAATATTGGAGGTTATTTTTCTTAGGGAATGACACAAATTTTTGGTTCTTCCCCAGACAATCTTAACATACTGCTAGATTCTAATATCAcggtcattcacataatatcaTCTGTCTAATATTTACCTAAAGTAGGCGTAACCAGTGTGAGCGACATGTGCAAATGAGCGGATCTTCCAATCATGAGTCAGTAAATAAATCtcctgtacattgtacatgtatagtgacgACTAGTAATAAGAGGGGGTAGGTGGGGGAAATGTTTAGGAAGAGGGGTTAAATTTGAACCTCTGGAATTCAGGCTTTGAAGTATGAACTTGTGAAAACGCCTGAGAATACTGCCAAAGGCTATAGTAAAGAATATTACCCTCGACATGTGGtttacacattttagaaaagAATACCGTCAGTTTGCTTGCTGCATAGATGTTGGCGATGGTGGCATCATCCGCGGTCCTAAAAATAGtcatttcaagttcaatttcCGTTTCCGGAAGGTACAAAGAAAGTCTTGTGAAATGATGACGTCAGTTGGCTAACATATGAAAGGCACAGAGGCGGATTTTGAGATAAAGAATTGCAGTCGTGTACACAGTTTTGAAAATACTAGTAGCTCCTTCAATCATTTTTCCAGAATCCTTTTGGATTCTCAAAACTAAACATCGATATCCCTGACAAGTTGTTACACTTTCTACCAACATGTCTGAATTAACGCCTCAAACAAGTTCGCAGAACAACATGGAAGAAGTCGATAGAAACTTGGGTACGGGTACAACAAATGGAAGCAAGATACTGAAGAATGGCAAGAGCAATGATGGGGAAGATAACGTATCTGACAAAGTGGTGTTGAAACGACAACTCAGTCTATTCTTTTGCGTTATGATTATCGTCGGTACAACTATCGGATCGGGCATTTTCATATCACCCAAAGGTGTTCTTCGTAATTCAAAGTCGGTAGGTTTGTCGCTAGTTGTCTGGACTTTGAGTGGTATATTGTCAATCCTCGGTGGACTAACATACGCGGAGCTTGGCACCACGTTTGGCAAATCAGGTGGAGATTATGCGTATATCCACGAGGCTTTTGGTCCGTTACTCGCATTTTTGGTCGTCTGGATCAAGTTCATTATCTCAGGACCAGTAGGGGGTGCTATCCTGTCCATTACCTTCGCAACGTATCTGATGAAACCATTCTTTTTAGAGTGTGAAGTCCCAAAGATGGCGGTGATGATGATCGCCGTGGCTTCTACAAGTAAGTATTAGGTGACCGAATTCAAGCGATAGCCTTTTGTACACTTTGTTCTTATATTGATTAAACACCCTTTCAAACATTTATACAGGATAAGCTATCGAAAGTTGCCAAAACGGCCTGATAGTTGATCAAATCATATAATAAAATGGCATAACATTTATATTCGTGACGATTCTTGATCAATAAAAGCCACTTTTACAGAATTACATATCAGACACTAAAGTAAGATTTCGATCAACATCTAAAATATagaacattttttatcaaaccTGTCAGATACAATAAATGTCGCTTATCGTTTTGATCAAGAGCAAAGCAATACGGTcatctttcaaaatattattttttgacGTACAGCAACACTCACTTTAAATTCCATCAATTAATTGGGAACttacaatccagactgagcatgctcagatgcaaaggactatgggattatctgtggttatcgtaatacctaatctggagctactgataaaattaacctcccacaatggtcagggtaactctgaattgattatttgtggttacaaacaatgtctcaacattgtttacaatactgattgattagtatttataacCACATTTCCCgcgatgcaacattcaacatgacgggtttgcaagttccctattgggaCAACATGATTTgattaaattatttattaacaaGGTGTGTGTAAAGAAACCATAAAGTTACCTTTTCTATGTCCATGTGATGCTTTGTAGGATATGatattctcttttttttaacGTCATCATTGTTAATGTGGTATGTTGGATTCCAGAGACCAAATGTTCTGATTGTTTGCTTTGCCCCCATACGCAATTGTCTAAGATTAAAGGTCGACATTATGTGTCTAACATTGTTACTTTCTCCATTTCTACATGGGGGATTGTTTACCTAGTTCTAAATGTGTTGAAGCATGTTCTTCGTCCCTTTGTCCTTGCACTCGACATGTGTCAGAAATAAACTGTTGTACATACTCAAATAGTATTGTAGTTTAGAATACGAATTCCTATTTATCTGAACTGTGCAACCTACCCTGGAAAACTTTAACCTTTAAAGAATATACCCAAAGTATTTGCACTAGAGATGTTCATCACTATAAGAATGATTAGCTGGTAAATTCGTTTTGGGGTGAGACGTTGGAGAATGTCTTGCCAACAGATTAGAAAACAAACTGTAGAATATACCCCAAGtatttgcactgaaaaagttcATCACTATAAAGAATGATTAGCTGGTAAATTCGTTTTGGGGTGAGATGTTGGAGAATGTCTGGCCAAcagatttgaaaacaaactGTCAACACTCCTTCTTATGTCATACAGTTTACCTTGCCACATGTATTAATTTGTCACTTTTAAGGACGAATTAGTAAATTCATTGCTGTGATGCTCGTGAATGTAAAACTACACTCCCTTATCACACCACACAACCAGAAATGGTGAGTTTTTATCGCATAAAGCATTTATTTTTCTCTATCAAATTCAACACCACTAGGTTTCACCGGGTTATCACAGCAGCACATTAGATTAAATTTGACATCTAGTTTTTGAACGTTGAACGCCCTTATCGATTTTACAGTGTTGACCCCGACTAGCAaatgataaatgtatattaaacaCAAATAGATTGAAAATTCGTCCTTAAAAGTGACAGCAATGTGACACGCGAACAACGACGAACTTTTCAGGCTAAAACAAACACGGATTGATATAAAAAGTAAGACAACTGattttaataattcaattttTATCTTATTTCATTACAACACATTTATCAAACCAACATAAATTGGCAAGTCTTTACAAAATCAGTCGCATTTGAACCAGTCTCGAGTTGTGTGCGAGTATTAGCGACGACAGAACACAATTTTCTGATATTCACAAAGTGTTGATGTTGACGCGAGGTCACaatgaactctcagctgtcatgaagtAATACTTataacaaatgtttgcatttcacGAATAGTATTCTGAGATGACAACTGCATTAAGTcattaaaagatcaacagtgtcaaataatgactaattgcaggcagttggaagaacaatggcGCTATCACATTATTTAGATACTCttcatattttgtcaatattatttgtattaaattaaagtaACACCAATTTTTGGTGTATTCATTTATGGTGTTGATGATTTTATtatccaatcatttgagtattgtataatttatttttgtaagaATTTAAATTGGAATAAAGTATGGATTTACTTGAGAAGCCAAGGTGGTAAAGTGTACAAGTGGAGATATGATAGTGATACGAGTATAGTTACACGATCTGCCAGCTAAGTGCGGAGATCAAAAAGTAACATGAGTACCGCGATTCCCCTCTTTTTGTGAGTGAAAATAGAATCTCGCGTATTTGTCCTTTGTGACATTAGTAAAAAGTTGAAGacattttgattgattttaatACATTGTCAATACAATTGAATcctaaatatttcaacatttatttaGTGTCTATTCGTTGTCTATTTACAGTGTCTATTCGTTTGTCTATTTACAGTGTCCATTTTTAAATCTATTTACAGTGTCTATTCTGTTTATAAACAGTTGGAAAGTAAAAGCAGCCGCACAAGTTAATAACTTGTTTACTGTTGCCAAGACGACTGGGTTGGTTGTAATAATAGTGGCTGGAATAGTACAACTGTTTCTAGGTGAGATTCTAAATCACAGTCAATAATACCGCATTTAGCTTTAATATGAGAGGAACACGATCTTAAATCTCATCATTTGatggcaatctgattaaaatccgatgtagatgtcggctaatcgttcattgctattttaccttcgttattttacctgaattgaccttcttggtacatgtttacattttttagtctgatcgcctcctctagaggtcaattcaggcaaaataacgaaggtaaaatagcaatgaacgattagccgacatctatatcggattttaatcagattgcatttGATGGATACAAAGAAATGCTACAAGTAAAGTAACTCATTTATTGGTACTTTAAGaaactatatattttgatgtgtaTACTAAGAAGACAATGCGAGAGAGAACCACTATCCATTTGATGATGTGGGGgataatgtaatgaaaatatggGTACCATGTGAATGTTTGAAATAGagataaaatgttatcaaaatttagctattttaaaatccaatatggccgccaaatccaatatggtcgccaaatccaatatggtcgccAAATACTCTGTCGACTTTACTGGATAATAGCAGATTGTCGATTTGCTTAAACACAGGAGGTAAAGTCTAGACGTAGAATTACATAATCCAAATTAACAACTTTACAAGAATCTGGTTGATGGTTATTCCTTGCACTATTTACTTTCTCCATCACAGGGAAAACACAATACTTGGAGAACTCCTTTGAGGGAGAGACACCCTCGATTCCTGACATCTCGCTAGCGTTTTACTCAGCGTTGTTTGCATATGGGGGATGGTATGTATGCAGTTTTAAAGATCTAATTCTTGTGTTTCCTCGTTTTCTTGACGAAGGAACCGTCAGAATGCATGCCTACCCTCGGTGTCACACCCATTGACGACCATACGGTAAGGTTCCGTTGGAAAGggtgttgtttttttgtaatcCCATAAGATAGGAAAAAGGGTATACTGTCATCTTAAACAGATAAATATGGCAAAACGCCAGTTCAATTCCTCCCCAAATTTACGTAAACTTTGGTCCAGTGTTAAAATAAAAGATACCGTGGGATAAGTAAAATAcagtgaaataaatgaaaattatcgAGCAACCCGTGCACGGGGAAAATTAGATGCATCAAAGCAATCTATATTTATTTCTATGCGATACATTTTTAGTAATAGATTTAAGAGAAAGAGCAACTTTTTGGATGTGCGGTATGATATCTCTTTAGATTATTTTGGAGGTGTCGGAGGAgacccctccctccctcccgtatcatttcacacatagttgcccccccccctcgccCGCGCCTACAAATAAGTTGATTTGTTAGCAGTGATCATATCGTTTAACCTACCCTATCGTAACCAACCTATATGCAAAACCATAACCAAAGATATACCTCATACAACAAGTATACATTGTTCGCTATTACTGTATTAGAGTTGTATACTATTATAGCATCACATGCAATTCGTACGACCAGTTCAAGCATCGAAATGAAATAACTTGTTTTAAACATCCACCGTTTAACTGTTCCTCTATGTAACGGTTTGGAAATTTACATATGCAGGACAAACATGAACAGTATGACGGAGGAGATAACAAATCCAGCTAGAAACTTTCCGATTGCTGTCGTTGTTGCCGAAATGCTtattactgtactgtatgtgACTGCAAACATAGCCTACTTGACTGCAATGTCTCCTGAAGAACTTCTAGCATCCGAAGCTGTAGCTCAGGTATTTAAATCAAAGTAGTCACGTGGTGTTCCGCAACCGCTAAACAGTTTAAATACACAAATCATCAAAGTACGGTATCATCAATTACTTTCCTATATCTATTTCACGTAGGAAGGTACGTCCACCCAACCACGGCCAAAAATAACGATGGCTCCCTTAAGTCATCGCAAGTTTTCAGCGCGCGCAGGCGTtcgtgtatatatgtatatgtgtgtgtgtatgtatgtatgtatgtatgtatgtatgtatgtatgtatgtatgtatgtatgtatgtatgtatgtatgtatgtatgtatgtatgtatgtatgtatgtatgtatgtatgtatgtgtatgtgtgtgtgtgtatgtatgtatgtatgtatgtatgtatgtatgtatgtatgtatgtatgtgtgtgtgtgtgtgggtatgtatgcatgcctgcctgcctgtctgtctgtctgtctgtctgtctgtctgtctgtctgtctgtctgtctgtctgtctgtctgtctgtctgtctgcctgcctgcctgcctgcctgcctgcctgcctgcctgcctgtctgtctgtctgtctgtctgtctgtctgtctgtctgtctgtctgtctgtctgtctgtctgtctgtctgtctgtctgaccgtATGCATCCCGTCTCTGAACtggtttttctttatttatatcTTTCAGACGTTTGCAGAAAAGTTGTTCTCTTCCTTTGCCTGGGTAGTACCAGTAACTGTCGCTATATCGATATATGGCGCTGCACTTGGATCAACTATGTCAGGTGCAAGGTGAGGGTAGCAAGCATGTATTCAGTTTGGCttgtttgtaatataatgtCCATACGCTGGTGTCATTCTTTATGTTAACAAAATGATTGTGGAAGTTATGAAGTTACTTTTTAGagtgtaagatacgttgtgtttcTCCTTCGGTCTCAAAGATCCGCtcttagtgtgtgtgtgtgtgtgtgtgtgtgtgtgtgtgtgtgtgtgtgtgtgtgtgtgtgtgtgtgtgtgtgtgtgtgtgatagctGGGAGGACGGAACGACTCTTCGTATCGACTCACTTTTGTACCGAACAAATAAAACGGCGAAATAACTTCCTAAATAACCAGTTAGAAAATCAATAATTCAACTGAACTAAGAAATGACAAGAAAAACAATTAAGAAAACAGTCCTAACAGCCAAAACATGACACTTGTGACGACTAACATTTAATGCAACATCACTTCTATTAAAATAGCCCGCTGCAAGAAAATGGCGCCCTTTAAAATTGCACATTTTATCactttaattcatatttttcg from Glandiceps talaboti chromosome 18, keGlaTala1.1, whole genome shotgun sequence includes:
- the LOC144449230 gene encoding cystine/glutamate transporter-like, encoding MSELTPQTSSQNNMEEVDRNLGTGTTNGSKILKNGKSNDGEDNVSDKVVLKRQLSLFFCVMIIVGTTIGSGIFISPKGVLRNSKSVGLSLVVWTLSGILSILGGLTYAELGTTFGKSGGDYAYIHEAFGPLLAFLVVWIKFIISGPVGGAILSITFATYLMKPFFLECEVPKMAVMMIAVASTMSILFINSWKVKAAAQVNNLFTVAKTTGLVVIIVAGIVQLFLGKTQYLENSFEGETPSIPDISLAFYSALFAYGGWTNMNSMTEEITNPARNFPIAVVVAEMLITVLYVTANIAYLTAMSPEELLASEAVAQTFAEKLFSSFAWVVPVTVAISIYGAALGSTMSGARIVFSSARDRQLPDVLSMIHINYRTPMPSILARGSASLLVLIISSFAGDGIYELTNFTIFSSWLIPLGSTAALMYLRWKRPDISRPFKVPLIIPIIFFVWVLYLEVTGLVGAPLEACIGLGIILTGVPAYYFGKWKNKPRWFLKLSDAVGKFVQRYLLVVRQEEKTY